Proteins co-encoded in one Nicotiana sylvestris chromosome 7, ASM39365v2, whole genome shotgun sequence genomic window:
- the LOC138873435 gene encoding uncharacterized protein, whose amino-acid sequence MKAQALANHLAENPVYEEYEPLRTYFPDKEVMHIDEVDQVEKPGWKLFFDGAANMKGVRIGAVLISETGHHYLVTAQLHFYYTNNMAEYEACILGLRLAVDMGVQEVMVMGDLDLLVHQIQGEWETLDLKLILYQQSTLASMLHHPDKAYVDPLHIQVRDQYAHCNVVEEELDGEPWFHDIREYIRMGVYPIQAPSDQKRTIRRLASGFFLSRGVLYKRTPDLRLLRCIDVKQATTIMTEVHSRVCEPHMSGYDLAKKILRAG is encoded by the exons atgaaagcccaagcattggccaatcatttggccgagaacccagtgtatgaagagtatgagccattaaggacttattttcctgataaagaggtgatgcatattgacgaggtGGATCAggttgaaaaaccaggttggaaacttttctttgatggagccgctaacatgaaaggtgtcagAATAGGggccgtgcttatttctgaaacagggcaccaCTAccttgttacggctcagcttcatttctattataccaataacatggctgagtacgaggcatgcattttgggattgaggttagctgtagatatgggagtTCAGGAAGTCATGGTCATGGGAGACTTGGATcttttggtgcaccagattcaaggagaatgggagactctggatttaaagctcatactgtatcaacaat ctaccttggcatcaatgttgcaccatccggacaaagcttatgtcgaccctctgcatattcaagttcgtgatcagTATGCCCACTGTAATGTGGTtgaggaagaacttgatggtgaaccgtggttccatgatatcagggagtacatcaggatgggggtatatccgataCAAGCCccaagtgatcaaaagagaacaattcggcgtttggctagtggatttttcttgagcaggggagttttgtacaaaagaactccagatcttagGCTATTGAGGTGCATAGATGTTAAacaagccacgactatcatgacggAAGTGCATTCCAGGGTTTGCGAgccacatatgagcgggtatgatctggcaaagaaaattcttcgagcagggtaa
- the LOC104232806 gene encoding glycine-rich RNA-binding protein RZ1A yields the protein MGDDAEYRCFIGNLSWSTSDRGLKDAFRKFGNLLDAKIVVDKFSGRSKGFGFVTFDEKKAMEEAIEEMNGMDLDGRAITVDKAQPQQGSGREFDSDRPRDRDRGRDHGRDNREYGGGRGSGGGECFKCGKPGHFARECPSEGGRGGRYGGRDDRYGGGGGGGGRSSGHYGPDRNGDRFGSRSSRDGGGHGGERYNRDRSGPYDRH from the exons ATGGGCGACGATGCTGAGTACCGCTGTTTCATTGGAAACTTATCATGGTCAACATCTGATCGAGGACTAAAAGATGCATTTAGGAAGTTTGGCAATCTTCTTGATGCAAAG ATTGTAGTTGACAAGTTCTCTGGCCGATCTAAAGGATTTGGTTTTGTTACATTTGATGAAAAGAAAGCAATGGAAGAAGCCATTGAAGAAATGAATGGGATGGATTTGGATGGCCGCGCTATTACTGTGGACAAAGCCCAGCCCCAACAAGGTTCAGGTAGAGAATTTGATAGTGATCGGCCCCGTGACCGAGATCGAGGTCGTGATCACGGTCGTGATAATCGTGAATATGGAGGTGGGCGTGGATCTGGTGGTGGAGAGTGCTTTAAGTGTGGCAAGCCAGGACACTTTGCCAGAGAATGCCCAAGTGAAGGAGGTCGTGGTGGTCGGTATGGCGGCAGAGATGATAGGTATGGCGGCGGCGGAGGTGGTGGTGGTAGATCAAGTGGCCATTATGGACCTGATAGAAATGGAGATCGTTTTGGAAGCCGCAGCAGCAGGGATGGTGGTGGACATGGGGGAGAACGATATAATCGTGATCGTTCTGGTCCGTACGATCGTCATTAA